One part of the Nymphaea colorata isolate Beijing-Zhang1983 chromosome 8, ASM883128v2, whole genome shotgun sequence genome encodes these proteins:
- the LOC116259509 gene encoding uncharacterized mitochondrial protein AtMg00810-like produces the protein MVKLTMFLEALEFTGSKIDTLPFVYDRQGILVYHLVYVDDIIITDNLITMVDAFISKLAARSPLKDLDSLHYFLGIELQRNRRALFLSQHKYMIDLLSHHNMLNVKHVSMSMTSSTCFSALDGKLLADPTPYRQAIGALQYLTLTRLDLFCVANKVCQSMHAPHIHIG, from the coding sequence ATGGTTAAACTCACTATGTTTCTGGAGGCTCTTGAGTTCACTGGTTCAAAAATTGATACTTTACCCTTTGTTTATGATAGGCAGGGTATCCTAGTTTATCACCTTGTCTATGTCGATGACATAATAATAACCGACAACTTAATTACTATGGTGGATGCCTTCATTTCTAAGTTGGCTGCTCGTTCTCCTCTGAAGGATCTTGACTCTTTGCATTATTTCTTGGGCATTGAGTTGCAACGTAATCGTCGGGCTCTGTTTTTGTCGCAACACAAGTATATGATTGATCTCCTCTCGCATCACAACATGCTCAATGTTAAGCATGTGTCTATGTCGATGACCTCTAGCACTTGCTTCTCTGCTCTCGATGGAAAACTGCTGGCAGATCCTACTCCCTATCGCCAAGCCATCGGTGCACTCCAGTATCTCACGCTCACTCGGCTTGATCTCTTTTGTGTGGCGAATAAAGTTTGTCAATCCATGCATGCTCCTCATATTCACATTGGGTAG